Below is a window of Dehalococcoidales bacterium DNA.
GCCAACTGAAGTATCGATAAAAGGCGCGCCATATGGTCCGTTACCCAGGAGAAATTCCCGGATAAAAGAGCCGCACCCGAATGGTCTCAGAAACCCTCCTCTTTTTGGCTTTAATAGCTCAACCATTGCTATCGTCCTCTTCCCAAAGTCGCTCATACCAATCCCGATGCTCCTCGCCGGATACCTTTCGATATCGCGCGGTAGTGTTAAAGCTTGCATGACCAAGGTGCTCTTGGAGCATTCTTAAACTATCACCTGAGTCATCGCGCTTCACCGCATGGACAGCGAACGCATCCCGAAGACGGTGGGGGCTTACCCCATGTACCCTCCCGGTTTCAGGATTTATCAGTGTCGGCAACCCCGCCTTGTGGGCACAGTCCTGGATTATCTGCCAGGCGCGATGACGATTGATGCCGAAGATGAGCTTTTTACCGTTCTTGTCTACAGGCCCGCCCCGATCGATATATTCTTTTAGGAGACCAAGGGTAACGCGATCAATTGGCAATATCCTACGGCGGCGATGTTCCTGCTGCTGAGCACTCGCTTCTTTGACTCTTGATCCGCATTTCGGGCAGAAGCAATTGTTTCTTCCCAATACAGAATTGCATATAGGGCAGTTAAGCTTAATACGTGTTTTCAGATGGAGTATTGTAATTGTGCCCTGGTCTAGGTCTATATCGTCCACCGATATTGCCACTGCCTCTGATATGCGACAGCCGAGGTGAAAAAGTGTTCGCACTAGAAGCCTGTCCCTAAGATTAGTGGTAGCCTCTTCAAGCTTCATTACCTCTTCAGTCTCCAAGTACGTTTTCATCATTCTCCCCTTTGATCTTTCCCGTTTCGTCCTTGGGCCTTTCATCTAACACCCTCTGCAATCTGGCAAGGTGTGCCCGGGCGATAATTCTCGCTAGAGTCTGAAGCCCTGAACTTTCCGATAGATTGTCAACCTTTTCTGAGTCGGTATCGTTCTTCATGCTATCATTATAGAAATTAATAATATGCTAATATTAATGGAATTACTGCTTGACAAATATCATAACGTTAATTAAAATTACCATATAGGCGTAATAGTTGGTAAAAAGATATGTCAAGGGGGTAAAAATGCCAAAAAAGCTACCGGCCTCGGAAAAACGCGAGTGGTTAAGGCGCTATGAGGAGGGAGAAGCAGAAGCGACGATTGCTAAAGATGAGCACCGTGACCTTAACGTTATTAAGCGGGGGATAGAGGAAGCTAAAAACGAACGCAGGTTATCCTTGGCTCAATCGGAGATGTTAAAAGATGCCCTACGAAAACATCAGGATAAACTTCTGGCAGTAATGACTAGTCTCTTGGGTGCCCTGGTTATACCTCCTCCCGATCTCGAGTTACCAAGAAACGGGGTGAATTCAGCGAACTCGATAAAATTGTCGGGAGCACAAATAGACTACGACACATATAAGGGTCTGCTTGTTACCCTGGATGCTGAAAGTGGCATTCACTGGGAACTACTCCGGGAGCACTTAAAACGTGATCGTTTGTGGAAAAGGCTCGAGGAGTGGAAGGATGCGACTACACAGCACACGAGGGCTAGAATGGGCTTAAAGCTTCATGCCGAAACACTGTTAACGGCTAATACTGGCCTCAGGGCTCTTGACAATATCGATAATGCTCCAGGCGATGATTATCTCTACTACCCTGCGGTGGGCTTACTCTACCGGATCGCCTTAGATGAAGCGATCCAGACACCAAATAGGGAAGGCTTCAGAGAAGAAATGCTTGTAATAGAGAAGCCGCGCATTAAATATGCTAAGGGTGATATGCCGCTGGTTCACTTTTCTGAATTAAAGGAAGGATATCGGGCTGGTATTATCAAGGCTTTCGAAAAGATTATGTCTTCTGCCAAGGTAGGCGAAGTTAAATCGACATACGAAATTCTCAAGGAAGCAACAGATAAGGCTAGAAGAATAGCGGAGGAGATAAACCTTCTTGGCCTTATCCCAGGGCAGTGCCGGGTCTGCCGCCGCCTGGGGATGTAAAGATCATCAAGGAAGGAGGAGGGAAATAATTGTTATGAAAGTAGCGCTGTACGCCCGGGTTTCTTCGGATGCCCAGGATACGGATTTATCCCTCTCGGCCCAGCTAAGGGCCTTAAGGGAATATGCCCAGAGAAAGGGCTACGAGGTAGTAAGGGAATTTATCGATGAGGCCGAAAGCGGAAGGAGCGGTAATAGGCCCGCCTTCAAGGAGATGATAGCCCTTGGGAAAGTAAAGGAGCCCCCTTTCGAGGCAATCCTTGTCTGGAAGCTAAATAGATTTACCCGTAGCAGGGTAGATTCCATAACCTATAAGGCCCTACTTAGGAGTAAGGGTATCGAGGTGATATCGATTAACGAGCCCTTTGATG
It encodes the following:
- a CDS encoding tyrosine-type recombinase/integrase, whose protein sequence is MKTYLETEEVMKLEEATTNLRDRLLVRTLFHLGCRISEAVAISVDDIDLDQGTITILHLKTRIKLNCPICNSVLGRNNCFCPKCGSRVKEASAQQQEHRRRRILPIDRVTLGLLKEYIDRGGPVDKNGKKLIFGINRHRAWQIIQDCAHKAGLPTLINPETGRVHGVSPHRLRDAFAVHAVKRDDSGDSLRMLQEHLGHASFNTTARYRKVSGEEHRDWYERLWEEDDSNG